One segment of Lytechinus pictus isolate F3 Inbred chromosome 13, Lp3.0, whole genome shotgun sequence DNA contains the following:
- the LOC129274999 gene encoding tRNA N(3)-methylcytidine methyltransferase METTL2-like, with the protein MLVCNFLRQRFALGPRLIKYHLKELSSVPLYQIRRIKKLHSTELLKRSSKYQESNTGKKMSAAEEMSVAQGEGKADKRPQFGNRYLENPDNVFQHNAWDNVAWDPEQLEAAKKKVDENSSQPVNQEKRELYEAEADRYWNEFYSQHQNKFFKDRHWLFTEFPELSSDCVQVSGKETGSESGISQGTTEAEAVPQVRKAQRTLESDPQNTLPLIASEGEGNEDCGQSSASTRTCSGEAKADESLDDNVDFPGKSASKRILEVGCGVGNTIFPILQTNADPSLFVYGCDFSSVAVDIVRQHAEYNSSRCHAFVCDISDPASKFPFPDNSLDLIVLIFVMSAINPERFLSTIQTLTRLLKPGGRILFRDYGRYDMAQLRFKKGRCLSDNFYVRGDGTRVYFFTQDELQELFSSAGLIEEQNIIDRRLQVNRGRQLTMYRVWIQCKYRKP; encoded by the exons ATGCTTGTCTGTAATTTCTTGAGGCAAAGATTCGCCCTAGGTCCAAGGTTGATCAAGTATCATCTGAAGGAATTGTCATCTGTCCCCCTGTATCAAATCAG gCGAATTAAAAAGCTGCATTCAACGGAATTGCTCAAAAGAAGTTCCAAGTATCAAGAGTCAAATACAG gaaAGAAAATGTCAGCTGCCGAGGAGATGTCGGTGGCACAAGGTGAAGGAAAAGCTGACAAGCGACCACAATTTGGGAACAGATATCTCGAAAATCCTGATAATGTTTTTCAACATAATGCATG GGACAATGTGGCTTGGGATCCAGAGCAGCTTGAAGCAGCCAAGAAGAAAGTGGATGAGAACTCTAGTCAGCCGGTTAACCAAGAGAAAAGAG AATTGTATGAAGCTGAAGCAGACAGGTACTGGAATGAGTTCTACTCTCAACATCAAAACAAGTTCTTCAAAGACAGGCACTGGCTCTTCACAGAGTTCCCAGAACTATCTTCAGACTGTGTCCAAGTATCTGGGAAAGAGACCGGTTCTGAAAGTGGTATATCACAAGGAACTACGGAGGCTGAGGCTGTTCCTCAAGTTAGAAAGGCTCAGAGAACGTTGGAGTCAGATCCGCAGAACACCCTCCCCTTGATTGCCTCAGAAGGAGAAGGAAATGAGGATTGTGGACAAAGTTCGGCATCAACAAGAACTTGTTCTGGTGAAGCAAAGGCTGATGAATCTCTCGATGATAATGTTGACTTCCCAGGAAAGTCTGCCTCTAAAAGGATTCTCGAAGTCGGCTGTGGAGTTGGTAACACCATCTTCCCAATCCTGCAGACAAACGCGGACCCCAGTTTATTTGTCTATGGTTGCGACTTCTCTTCCGTGGCTGTTGATATTGTCCGCCAGCACGCAGAGTACAACTCATCCCGGTGCCATGCCTTCGTTTGCGACATCAGTGATCCTGCATCCAAGTTTCCATTCCCTGATAATAGCCTAGACCTCATCGTCTTGATCTTTGTGATGTCTGCTATCAACCCTGAGAGATTCCTATCAACGATCCAAACCCTCACTAGACTCCTCAAGCCTGGTGGTCGGATTCTCTTCAGAGACTATGGTCGCTACGACATGGCTCAGCTACGTTTCAAGAAAGGCAGGTGCCTGTCCGACAACTTTTATGTGCGTGGGGACGGGACACGGGTCTACTTCTTCACACAAGATGAACTGCAGGAATTGTTCTCATCGGCTGGCCTGATAGAAGAGCAGAATATAATTGATAGAAGATTGCAAGTGAATAGGGGAAGACAATTAACAATGTATCGTGTTTGGATCCAGTGCAAATACAGAAAACCATGA